Proteins encoded within one genomic window of Haloplanus vescus:
- a CDS encoding DUF7289 family protein, with protein sequence MPDRAVSEVLSFVLVFSLITLSVGTVSVFGLSSLQDTRNLERIDNGERAFDVLADNQLDIAHGGAPSRATEIKLAETTLTLADSLDSEVTLSDGTSLGRTESRPVVFGQAGDSGNLSRGVVYEMGAVLRVDQGGAVMQRTPPFRFDENRTVIHYLTLESQTGTVQRRSGSTTVLVRSVHGTTTLLAHHEPSDEVTITVDTEPRRAEAWKRYFETELDGMSDGTPCQPLDGSGTVTCSFETEDIRITRTTIRVQID encoded by the coding sequence ATGCCTGACCGAGCCGTCAGCGAGGTGTTGAGCTTCGTCCTCGTGTTCTCTCTGATCACCCTTTCCGTCGGGACGGTGTCGGTGTTCGGCCTCTCGAGCCTCCAAGACACCCGCAATCTCGAACGCATCGACAACGGCGAACGCGCCTTCGACGTGCTGGCGGACAACCAGCTCGACATCGCCCACGGTGGGGCGCCGTCGCGCGCCACGGAGATCAAACTCGCGGAGACGACGCTCACGCTTGCCGACTCACTGGATTCAGAGGTGACGCTCTCGGACGGGACGTCGCTCGGAAGAACGGAGTCCAGGCCGGTCGTGTTCGGGCAGGCAGGCGATAGCGGGAACCTCTCGCGGGGTGTCGTCTACGAGATGGGCGCCGTCCTGCGCGTCGACCAGGGCGGCGCCGTGATGCAGCGGACGCCCCCGTTCAGATTCGACGAGAATCGGACCGTGATTCACTACCTGACGCTCGAATCGCAGACGGGCACGGTCCAGCGCCGAAGCGGGTCGACGACGGTGCTCGTCCGGTCCGTGCACGGGACGACGACGCTGCTTGCCCACCACGAACCGTCGGACGAAGTGACAATCACCGTCGACACGGAGCCACGACGGGCGGAAGCGTGGAAGCGATACTTCGAAACCGAACTCGACGGGATGTCGGACGGCACGCCCTGTCAGCCACTCGATGGCTCGGGGACCGTCACGTGTTCGTTCGAGACGGAGGACATCCGCATCACGCGGACGACCATCCGCGTCCAGATTGACTGA
- a CDS encoding DUF7266 family protein, translating into MTLSLDRRATSTALGYVLSLGIAAILITGLLVAGGELVQNQREQSAHTELEVIGQTIADDLASASRLADCDSCELSLRISVPDRVAGESYLIDIVEVEANPAYPEYIYRLDLETGRSGVTDSVMVRTRLPVAETSLAGGSLVVDYDSGAGQLEVRNA; encoded by the coding sequence GTGACGCTCTCTCTCGACCGCCGGGCCACGTCGACGGCGCTTGGTTACGTCCTGTCGCTCGGCATCGCCGCCATCCTCATCACGGGACTGCTCGTCGCCGGCGGCGAGTTGGTGCAGAATCAGCGCGAGCAGTCCGCCCACACCGAACTCGAGGTGATCGGACAGACCATCGCCGACGACTTGGCGAGCGCCAGCAGACTCGCGGACTGTGACTCCTGTGAACTCTCCCTGCGGATTTCCGTCCCCGACCGCGTCGCCGGCGAATCGTATTTGATCGACATCGTCGAAGTCGAAGCCAACCCGGCGTACCCCGAGTACATCTACCGACTCGACCTGGAGACCGGTCGCTCCGGTGTCACCGACTCCGTGATGGTTCGGACCCGACTGCCCGTCGCGGAGACGAGTCTCGCCGGCGGGTCGCTCGTCGTCGACTACGATTCGGGGGCGGGGCAGTTGGAGGTGCGAAATGCCTGA
- a CDS encoding DUF7261 family protein, with amino-acid sequence MADVRRHDRAQLLLVGALALAVILLSLSMLLNSVIFTENLATRQTHADAEKVSSLESAVVEGVGGAIEHANRRDTTSFADRNDTYYDVTNALIPTLANYSATDGVAAGIERDGVYQGTRIVDANRSTGLTNRANESDWTMVNDSRVRAFRLQVNVSSVESGDEVHIQLDNGTTHEVIVEPDGGGGAHVRIERPGDTSTCALEAGQIDVTAGSVDGEYCRGLADLSTDAPLDEPVNVSVTNGDQIRATYSLVVDRHQTGLRTAVDADNYPGSCSPPSPPTYGTASGDDPYTTPAIYAATTYLDAGTTDLDYQRTLRLAPDEVGPAATGPTFTTFNVTAGETSTIDWKVADPDGSSDVGTVNISMAYASNGTGIADQTYNGDTDQTTTFTGVPNDTAVYVNGSVSDGASLRQVTERHDTGGCSP; translated from the coding sequence ATGGCGGATGTGAGGCGTCACGACCGGGCGCAACTCCTCCTCGTGGGTGCGCTCGCCCTCGCAGTCATCCTGCTCTCGCTCAGTATGCTACTCAACTCCGTCATCTTCACGGAGAACCTGGCGACGCGACAGACTCACGCCGACGCCGAGAAGGTGAGTAGCCTCGAATCGGCCGTCGTCGAGGGGGTCGGCGGCGCTATCGAACACGCCAACCGTCGCGATACGACCAGTTTCGCCGACCGGAACGACACCTACTACGACGTGACGAACGCGCTGATACCCACCCTCGCCAACTACTCCGCGACCGACGGCGTGGCCGCGGGTATCGAGCGAGACGGCGTCTACCAGGGGACCCGTATCGTCGACGCCAACCGGTCGACCGGACTGACAAACCGCGCCAACGAGTCGGACTGGACTATGGTGAACGATTCACGCGTCCGCGCGTTCCGCCTCCAAGTCAACGTCTCCTCGGTCGAATCCGGTGACGAGGTCCACATCCAACTCGACAACGGCACGACTCACGAAGTCATCGTCGAACCCGACGGCGGCGGCGGCGCGCACGTCCGTATCGAGCGCCCGGGTGACACGTCGACGTGCGCGTTGGAAGCGGGGCAGATAGACGTCACTGCCGGGAGCGTCGACGGCGAGTACTGTCGCGGACTGGCGGACCTGAGTACCGACGCTCCCTTGGACGAGCCGGTCAACGTCTCGGTCACGAACGGTGACCAGATTCGGGCCACATACTCGCTCGTCGTCGACCGCCACCAGACGGGGCTTCGCACCGCCGTCGACGCCGACAACTACCCCGGGAGCTGTTCGCCCCCGAGTCCGCCGACCTACGGCACGGCGAGCGGCGACGACCCGTACACGACACCCGCCATCTACGCCGCGACGACGTACCTCGACGCCGGGACGACGGACCTCGACTACCAGCGGACCCTCCGACTCGCGCCGGACGAGGTCGGTCCAGCCGCGACGGGGCCGACGTTCACGACGTTCAACGTCACGGCCGGCGAGACGTCCACCATCGACTGGAAAGTGGCCGATCCGGACGGCAGCAGTGACGTCGGGACCGTCAACATCAGTATGGCGTACGCCTCCAACGGGACGGGCATCGCCGACCAGACCTACAACGGTGATACGGACCAGACGACGACCTTTACGGGCGTGCCCAACGACACGGCGGTGTACGTCAACGGGAGCGTGTCAGACGGGGCCTCGCTCCGTCAGGTGACGGAGCGACACGACACCGGGGGGTGCTCGCCGTGA
- a CDS encoding DUF7288 family protein yields the protein MRAQAHTLEAIAASLIVLASVVFALQVTAVTPLSASTASQHIENQQQASAEGVLDAARENGALDAAVTYWDDTNGTLHGVTAGAYTTDAEVNQTRFGAMLLNTFESRGVAFNVYFTYTTDTQTFVSKQFIYRGEPSDNAATASATLSLYDDHPLYDADGHPTDTTVNESASYRTYIPPDSTTGLYNVVRVEVVVWRM from the coding sequence GTGCGCGCACAAGCCCACACGCTGGAGGCAATCGCGGCGAGCCTCATCGTCCTCGCGAGCGTCGTGTTCGCCCTGCAGGTGACGGCAGTCACGCCGCTGTCGGCCAGTACGGCCAGCCAGCACATCGAGAACCAGCAGCAAGCGTCGGCGGAGGGCGTCCTCGACGCCGCCCGCGAGAACGGCGCCCTCGACGCCGCCGTCACCTACTGGGACGACACGAACGGGACGCTCCACGGCGTCACGGCGGGTGCGTACACGACGGACGCGGAGGTCAACCAGACGCGGTTCGGCGCGATGCTCCTCAACACCTTCGAGTCGCGTGGCGTCGCCTTCAACGTCTACTTCACGTACACGACGGACACGCAGACGTTCGTCAGCAAGCAGTTCATCTACCGCGGCGAACCCAGCGACAACGCGGCGACGGCGTCGGCAACGCTGTCGCTCTACGACGACCACCCGCTCTACGACGCCGACGGTCACCCGACCGACACGACGGTCAACGAGTCGGCGTCGTATCGGACGTACATCCCACCGGATTCGACGACTGGGCTGTACAACGTCGTCCGCGTGGAGGTGGTGGTATGGCGGATGTGA
- a CDS encoding DUF7287 family protein, protein MSRGQTTIDFAIGTSVFLLVVAFVVAFIPGIFQPFTGGPQEELAGIDRVADTVVYDLLDGDGDGNRATLDRRCTIAFFDDDGTDTGCAFDDSEPLSEQVALTSGHHANVTVVAGDPDTAGGSQYPVCADGGQITVSDTDTCSSGVALDAGEPLPPNGASVIGRRVVSVDGITATVVVRMW, encoded by the coding sequence ATGAGTCGCGGCCAGACGACCATCGACTTCGCCATCGGGACGAGCGTCTTCCTTCTCGTGGTCGCGTTCGTCGTCGCGTTCATCCCCGGCATCTTTCAGCCGTTCACCGGCGGGCCACAGGAAGAGCTTGCGGGCATCGACCGCGTCGCCGATACGGTCGTCTACGACCTCCTCGACGGCGACGGTGACGGGAACCGCGCGACGCTCGACCGTCGGTGTACGATTGCCTTCTTCGACGATGACGGGACCGACACAGGGTGTGCCTTCGACGACAGCGAACCGCTTTCCGAACAGGTGGCGCTCACGAGCGGCCACCACGCGAACGTGACCGTCGTCGCGGGCGACCCGGACACCGCTGGCGGCAGTCAGTACCCCGTCTGTGCCGACGGCGGCCAAATCACGGTCAGCGACACCGATACGTGTTCGAGTGGGGTCGCGCTCGACGCCGGCGAACCGCTCCCGCCGAACGGCGCGTCGGTCATCGGCCGACGCGTCGTCTCCGTCGACGGGATTACGGCGACAGTCGTCGTCAGGATGTGGTAA
- a CDS encoding type II secretion system F family protein produces the protein MSLDSAGGLDRSVDSLGDLFYPLYQLIFDDDGDFVSEVETKLVQARMATTVELYLSRALAVGVLLGGVLWIVGTLLGYSLFAFGIVTPETFSTGARIPNETVVAIFERLKVPLAIGIVGILAGSIGFTTGFGTLIAIPYSKASSREREINMLLSDSISFMYALSVGGLNQLEILEAMARADDTYGEVAREFQSIVQETEYFGTDYRNAIQQQAVETPSDDLSQFLTDMLSIVNSGGNMQAFLSDKKDKHMRTAKQQQEVTLDTLELFGEMYMTLSLFPLLLIIILVIMSMLGEAQSFMLFATVYGLIPITGVMFMVLVSTVKRDEPGDGYLETPGGNDRTQRASNDGLFSLGLIENYVGEFGIFDRIKFREGTFQTKQLLQKPHLFFRNHPGFTLALTVPAALVLVGFAAVSGAAPTTWDGLVQAPVWGTFVWLYVPLYLTLIPLGVFHEWNVRARAAITGKLSDNLRKLSSANDTGQTLLESIQTVADTSSGKLADEFDVIYAKVNYGMSLRNALIEFNNKYHVPRLARTVKLIGKAQEASSQITQVLTTAAQASENQDDIERERRSRTRMQVAIILMTYLTLLGVMAILKTQFLDVMAGLTQQAGSGGGGGGGSSQFGGNIDTQLLSLLFFHAVTLQAILSGIISGYIRTARLMSGVKFVVILQTIALAVWLVVG, from the coding sequence GTGAGTCTGGACTCTGCCGGGGGACTGGACCGCAGCGTCGACAGCCTCGGTGACCTGTTCTACCCGCTGTACCAGCTGATATTCGACGACGATGGTGACTTCGTGAGCGAGGTCGAGACGAAGCTCGTGCAGGCGCGGATGGCGACGACGGTCGAACTCTACCTGTCGCGAGCGCTCGCGGTCGGCGTCCTCCTCGGCGGCGTCCTCTGGATAGTTGGCACGCTCCTCGGCTACAGCCTCTTCGCGTTCGGCATCGTCACCCCGGAGACGTTCTCGACGGGTGCGCGCATCCCCAACGAGACGGTCGTCGCCATCTTCGAACGTCTCAAAGTCCCCCTCGCCATCGGTATCGTCGGTATCCTCGCCGGCTCCATCGGATTCACGACGGGGTTCGGGACGCTCATCGCCATCCCCTACTCGAAAGCCTCCTCCCGGGAGCGCGAAATCAACATGCTGCTCTCGGACTCGATTTCGTTCATGTACGCGCTGTCGGTCGGGGGACTCAATCAACTTGAGATTCTGGAGGCGATGGCGCGCGCCGACGACACCTACGGCGAAGTCGCACGGGAGTTCCAGAGCATCGTCCAAGAGACGGAGTACTTCGGGACGGACTACCGCAACGCCATCCAGCAACAGGCCGTCGAGACGCCGAGCGACGACCTCTCGCAGTTCCTGACGGACATGCTGTCTATCGTCAACTCCGGCGGGAACATGCAGGCGTTCCTCTCCGACAAGAAGGACAAGCACATGCGGACCGCCAAGCAGCAACAGGAGGTCACCCTCGACACGCTGGAACTGTTCGGCGAGATGTACATGACGCTCTCGCTGTTCCCGCTGCTGCTGATAATCATCCTCGTCATCATGAGCATGCTGGGCGAGGCCCAGTCGTTCATGCTGTTCGCGACGGTCTACGGCCTGATTCCCATCACCGGCGTGATGTTCATGGTGTTGGTGTCGACGGTGAAACGCGACGAACCCGGTGACGGCTACCTCGAAACGCCAGGTGGGAACGACCGCACGCAACGAGCGTCCAACGACGGCCTGTTCAGCCTCGGCCTCATCGAGAACTACGTGGGCGAGTTCGGCATCTTCGACCGCATCAAATTCCGCGAGGGAACCTTCCAGACCAAGCAGCTGCTCCAGAAGCCACACCTCTTCTTCCGCAACCATCCCGGGTTCACGCTCGCGTTGACCGTGCCCGCTGCGCTCGTGTTGGTCGGGTTCGCCGCGGTGAGTGGCGCGGCGCCGACGACGTGGGACGGTCTGGTGCAGGCACCCGTCTGGGGGACGTTCGTCTGGCTGTACGTCCCGCTCTATCTCACCCTCATTCCCCTCGGCGTCTTCCACGAGTGGAACGTCCGTGCTCGCGCCGCCATCACCGGCAAGCTCTCCGACAACCTCCGGAAACTGTCGAGCGCCAACGACACGGGCCAGACCCTCTTGGAGTCGATTCAGACCGTCGCCGACACGTCCTCCGGGAAGCTCGCAGACGAGTTCGACGTGATTTACGCGAAGGTGAACTACGGCATGAGTCTGCGGAACGCGCTCATCGAGTTCAACAACAAGTACCACGTGCCGCGACTGGCGCGGACGGTCAAACTCATCGGGAAGGCACAGGAGGCGTCGAGTCAGATCACGCAGGTGCTGACGACGGCCGCGCAGGCGAGTGAGAACCAAGACGACATCGAGCGCGAACGCCGGTCCCGGACCCGGATGCAGGTTGCCATCATCCTGATGACGTATCTCACCCTGCTCGGAGTCATGGCCATCCTGAAGACGCAGTTCCTCGACGTGATGGCAGGGCTGACTCAGCAGGCGGGAAGCGGCGGCGGTGGCGGTGGTGGCTCCTCGCAGTTCGGTGGCAACATCGACACGCAGCTACTCTCTCTTCTGTTCTTCCACGCCGTGACCCTCCAGGCCATCCTCTCGGGTATCATCAGTGGCTACATCCGGACCGCTCGGCTGATGTCCGGAGTCAAGTTCGTCGTCATCCTGCAGACAATCGCACTCGCCGTGTGGTTGGTGGTTGGATGA